One Setaria viridis chromosome 3, Setaria_viridis_v4.0, whole genome shotgun sequence DNA window includes the following coding sequences:
- the LOC117850022 gene encoding MAG2-interacting protein 2 isoform X1: MAAGAEDALYEIRRHASGSHVIPHQEGYQGDATSSGSSDAGGGVLSYLSLQGVSKLRERWARYSALGRSSQRKRGDGVSLFVSMNAEYVSVTVGNRITILRKRDGYASPCGVYTNNDRITFFTNGAWLEAQGIFGVVDDLSTLYLIKENGELLARRTCDQLKLSSSIIDLVVQDGSSLLRPGFYIFTSDCMVHRFDYTQEPEASLCQVPISTKDVVSARTIQLPRSLSCIDYDQRHSLFVLVADSNASFNSNSYSGTYFLYLLHVDGNLELSLSFKSVQLEGVFSPLNDQKTFVSSPKIRISPDGKHIATLDLTGSVNLFALDGDKHTFSLHTLGSGRCLIDVKDISWWTDNVLMLVRADGSISMYGITESDLVSKDDPVLSTPLLEKAKATEGHAFILQSSRYERNTSANKRMDSDLEPNLPSGSREHQQTEMDKMFWSLISFSKVTVTEMYSVMIRENRFKEALDFASRYNLDKDEVLKARWLHCDGDTSEIDSYLAKIKDQVFVLSECVNKVGPTEAALRALLSFGLRITDHYKFSQLDNSSEGSTWDSRIIRLRLLRHRDMLETFLGINMGRYSAEEYSKFRSMALVETATALAESGKIGALNLIFKRHPYTISSDILRVLSAIPETVAVQTYSQLLPGKSPPNVVILRDGDWVECEQMVSYISNCPTQSDKIGEIKTEILVKQSTGFSWPSVAELCEWYKNRARDIDCLSGQLENCLAMIELACQKGIAELQPFFDDIKCLYQVVYSNELNEFIMNLVTWEDLPDYEKFKIILKGVKEDTVVQRLEENAIPFMKKRFHLISSSNERKQEESYLVRWLKEVAAENELSICLAVVENGCGELPIYGLFKDLAEMIETSVHCIYMCSATNQWNTMSSILSKLLHKTKREKSLLASEEECNLKDAKQALGSSVVSYDEMQCVCADILSALGNGPEDFYHYDSASYKLNNVKYLDILEKRLKVAEGHVEVGRLFAYYQVPKPTHFFLSAHLDKKNVKQLIRLLLSKFGRRQPVRSDNEWANMWRDLKLFQEKAFPFLDSEYMLAEFIRGLLKAGKFSLARNYLGGTSAVSLSTEKAENLVIQAAREYFFSASTLSGNEIWKARECLNLLPNSKNVQAETDIIDALTVRLPYLGVTILPVQFRQIKDPMEIICMVITSQTGAYLHFEEIIDVAKLLGLRSEEEVAAVEEAIAREAVVNGDLQLAFDICLNLTKKSHGAVWDLCAAIARGPPLDNLDTGTREKLLGFSLSHCDEESVGELLNAWKELDVHGKFEKLMITTGTNPPNFLIGGSSITPLPVQSVQDILDLRDDSGHNRHKDHVEIVKEMLSKVCLDLSNGDAHTWESMLVDNRKFLSFAVLELPWLLKLSNEEMWDGENQTSRTDHTTRKYRFSTKVEATISIIYWLAVNGLAPNDNLIMILAKSIMEPPVDEEFDVLGCSVLLNLMDPFNGVKIIEEELKRRECYQEISSVMSIGMLYSSLNNSKKECSTPEQRRNLLLHKFHEKFTSADTDDLDQIDMANTTFWREWKSKLEEEKQLADQARMLRQILPDIDTSRFLSGDVNYIKRVIFSFVDSVKLEKKHILKEAVKIAETYGLQRTEVLLRFLACSLLSEYWDNNHILNEISDFREDIVRSAKGVIDMIYSDVYPEIDGYNKQRLSYIYGILSACHSYLKRTNEIELRYPEHVHTHKLEPFQYYKVLEEECKKVSFIDGLNYKNIAGLDNLNFEHFNEEVCKNIHASTVTALADMVQALVSMYVDVLAKGLVSRQGVYKHYVLGLLASLEGRSEAGSNCTDYEKLQAFLCEIELNYDSCREYIQALPATDISYIIGRYCTLCFPSNLARSHPQEPSWKKPLATLLTFWSKLVDDIPGESIDASSYEMTEYLNSNRLSLCMGAFRQLLIHDEITVHQGWGAISMYVKDCLKSGMMVETSRFCRAMILSGCSFESVVEVYYGGQGQLGGESADPSNSLDLLELYNAATEECLSDLIEGSCEYQILFHQLLSSLSRSTGKHAGILEMVRSGVWGKLIRFSEDMQLESQLRVYALQLMQCITGRNLKTLPNEIVSQVEPWESWYEHGTGAAIADESINSSSTITGTLVALRSTQMVAAFLPDANITPESLATLDSAVSCFLQLSEHASAANVAVLEAVLEEWEQLFSPKEEHVPPHESPKETSDWSDGWDDGWEALPEELESPKNKQESAPLSVHPLHSCWMEIIRKRVELGELHKVIELLDRASSKHSVFLEEEEACSLVELMSALDCFMALKIVLLLPYETLRLQCLQMVELKMREGTVSTSSNADDHELLALVLTSGTMQKIATEEAYSKFFSYLCHLVGHLARSFQTDLLMQWNDEATSKTNRSLLFGSVLFPYFISELVLKGQYLLAAFVISRWMHTHPSLGLMDIAETSVRRFLQGQVAQAEESRGGDASFTDDEVSVRLTISTLRSKFVSLLQAALSALPNQEL; the protein is encoded by the exons ATAATGACAGAATAACATTTTTCACTAATGGGGCTTGGCTGGAGGCTCAAGGCATTTTTGGTGTGGTGGATGACCTAAGCACACTCTACTTGATCAAAGAAAATGGGGAGTTATTAGCAAGGAGGACATGCGATCAGTTGAAGCTATCTTCTTCCATTATTGATCTGGTTGTGCAGGATGGTTCAAGCTTGCTTAG GCCGGGCTTCTACATTTTTACAAGTGACTGCATGGTTCATAGATTTGATTACACTCAAGAACCTGAGGCCAGTTTGTGTCAAGTACCTATATCAACTAAAGATGTGGTGTCAGCTAGGACTATACAGTTACCTCGGAGTTTATCGTGCATTGATTACGATCAGCGTCACTCACTATTTGTCCTAGTTGCGGATTCCAATGCTTCATTTAACTCCAATAGTTATTCTG GAACCTATTTTCTGTACCTATTACACGTCGATGGAAATTTGGAACTTAGTCTTTCATTTAAAAGCGTGCAGTTGGAAGGAGTGTTTTCTCCTCTGAATGATCAAAAAACCTTTGTTTCATCCCCAAAAATCAGGATCTCACCTGACGGCAAGCATATTGCTACATTGGATTTGACTGGCTCTGTAAACCTCTTTGCACTTGATGGTGACAAACACACTTTTTCGCTTCATACTCTTGGAAGTGGTAGATGCCTAATTGATGTTAAGGACATCAGTTGGTGGACAGATAATGTTCTCATGTTGGTAAGAGCGGATGGTAGTATTAGCATGTACGGCATCACTGAAAGCGATCTTGTTTCCAAAGATGACCCAGTTTTATCCACACCACTGTTGGAGAAGGCAAAGGCTACTGAAGGACATGCTTTTATTCTGCAATCTAGCAGATATGAAAGAAATACTTCAGCTAACAAGCGGATGGACAGTGATTTGGAACCTAACCTACCTAGTGGTTCTAGGGAGCATCAACAAACGGAGATGGATAAAATGTTTTGGAGTCTGATATCATTCTCCAAAGTTACAGTAACAGAAATGTACTCTGTTATGATAAGAGAGAATCGATTCAAGGAGGCCTTAGATTTTGCTTCCAGATATAATCTAGATAAGGATGAAGTTCTTAAAGCACGCTGGTTGCACTGTGATGGTGATACTAGTGAGATAGACTCGTACTTAGCAAAAATTAAAGACCAAGTATTTGTATTATCAGAATGTGTAAATAAAGTTGGGCCTACAGAAGCAGCTTTAAGGGCTCTACTTTCTTTTGGACTTCGCATAACTGACCATTACAAATTTTCTCAGTTGGATAACAGCAGCGAGGGCTCAACATGGGACAGTCGAATCATTAGGCTTCGTTTATTGCGGCACAGAGACATGTTAGAGACATTCTTGGGAATTAATATGGGAAG GTACTCAGCAGAAGAATATAGCAAATTCCGTTCGATGGCACTGGTGGAAACTGCCACAGCTTTAGCTGAAAGTGGCAAAATTGGGGCTTTAAATCTTATCTTCAAACGTCATCCGTACACTATCTCTTCAGACATTTTACGTGTTTTGTCTGCTATCCCAGAAACTGTTGCTGTTCAGACTTATAGTCAGTTGCTACCAGGGAAATCCCCTCCTAATGTTGTCATATTAAGAGATGGTGATTGGGTTGAATGTGAACAGATGGTTTCGTATATAAGCAATTGTCCTACCCAGTCAGACAAGATTGGAGAGATCAAAACGGAAATACTTGTAAAACAATCAACAGGCTTTTCATGGCCTTCTGTTGCTGAACTTTGTGAGTGGTACAAGAACAGAGCAAGGGACATTGACTGCTTGAGTGGACAGCTGGAAAATTGTCTGGCCATGATAGAGCTTGCATGTCAAAAGGGCATTGCAGAGTTGCAGCCATTCTTTGATGACATTAAATGCCTCTACCAAGTTGTATATTCTAATGAGTTGAATGAGTTTATAATGAATCTTGTGACATGGGAAGATCTGCCTGATTATGAGAAGTTCAAAATCATCCTCAAAGGAGTCAAAGAAGATACAGTTGTTCAACGGCTAGAAGAAAATGCAATCCCTTTTATGAAGAAGAGATTTCACCTGATCTCCTCAAGTAATGAACGCAAACAAGAAGAATCCTACCTGGTTAGATGGCTGAAAGAGGTAGCTGCTGAAAATGAGCTTTCCATTTGCTTAGCCGTCGTTGAAAATGGTTGTGGGGAGTTACCAATATATGGGCTCTTCAAGGATCTTGCTGAAATGATAGAAACATCTGTTCACTGCATTTATATGTGCAGTGCAACTAACCAGTGGAATACCATGTCATCGATATTATCAAAGTTACTCCATAAAACAAAACGAGAGAAATCTTTATTGGCTAGTGAAGAAGAATGCAATCTGAAAGATGCTAAGCAAGCTCTTGGTTCTTCTGTGGTTTCTTATGATGAGATGCAATGTGTGTGTGCTGATATCTTATCTGCTCTGGGCAATGGTCCAGAAGATTTTTATCACTATGATTCGGCATCTTACAAACTTAATAATGTCAAATATCTTGATATATTGGAGAAGAGGCTAAAAGTTGCTGAAGGCCATGTAGAAGTAGGACGGCTCTTTGCTTATTATCAG GTCCCAAAACCAACACATTTCTTCCTTAGTGCTCACTTAGATAAGAAGAATGTAAAGCAACTTATACGGCTGCTTCTATCCAAATTTGGCAGACGTCAACCTGTTCGATCAGACAATGAGTGGGCTAACATGTGGCGTGATTTGAAACTCTTCCAAGAAAAGGCATTTCCTTTTCTTGATTCAGAATATATGCTGGCAGAATTTATCAGAGGGCTTTTGAAAGCTGGCAAATTTTCACTAGCCAGGAATTATCTTGGAGGAACAAGTGCAGTTTCTTTGTCCACAGAGAAGGCTGAAAATCTTGTGATACAAGCTGCAAGGGAGTATTTCTTCTCAGCTTCAACTTTGTCTGGGAATGAA ATTTGGAAGGCCAGGGAATGCCTGAATCTGTTACCTAATAGCAAAAATGTTCAAGCAGAAACTGATATAATTGATGCTCTTACTGTTAGACTTCCTTATCTAGGAGTGACCATCCTTCCTGTTCAGTTCAGGCAGATAAAGGACCCTATGGAGATCATTTGCATGGTTATTACGAGTCAAACAGGGGCATATCTTCACTTTGAAGAGATTATTGATGTTGCTAAACTTCTGGGGTTAAGAAGTGAAGAGGAAGTAGCTGCTGTGGAGGAGGCTATTGCCAGAGAAGCTGTTGTTAATGGTGATCTTCAACTAGCCTTTGATATCTGTCTAAATTTAACAAAAAAGAGTCATGGTGCAGTGTGGGATTTATGTGCTGCAATTGCTAGAGGACCTCCACTTGACAATTTGGATACTGGTACCCGTGAAAAGCTATTGGGCTTCTCTCTCAGCCATTGTGACGAAGAATCTGTTGGGGAATTATTGAATGCTTGGAAGGAGCTTGATGTTCATGGTAAATTTGAGAAATTAATGATTACAACAGGAACAAATCCTCCCAATTTCTTGATTGGTGGGTCTTCAATCACACCACTTCCTGTGCAAAGTGTGCAAGACATACTTGATCTGAGAGATGACAGTGGCCATAATAGACACAAAGATCATGTGGAAATTGTTAAAGAAATGCTGTCAAAAGTTTGCTTGGACTTGTCAAATGGAGATGCACATACTTGGGAGTCTATGCTGGTAGACAATCGGAAATTCTTATCCTTTGCAGTCCTGGAGTTACCATGGCTTTTGAAATTGTCCAATGAGGAAATGTGGGATGGTGAAAATCAGACTTCAAGGACAGATCATACCACTAGGAAATATCGGTTTTCAACAAAAGtagaagcaacaattagcatcaTATATTGGTTAGCTGTAAATGGGTTGGCTCCCAATGATAATCTAATTATGATTCTTGCAAAGTCTATAATGGAGCCTCCTGTTGATGAAGAGTTCGATGTACTTGGCTGCTCAGTTCTCCTGAATCTCATGGACCCTTTCAATGGAGTGAAAATAATAGAGGAAGAGCTAAAAAGACGAGAATGTTATCAAGAAATCAGCAGCGTGATGAGTATAGGGATGTTATATAGTTCCCTCAATAATTCTAAGAAAGAGTGTTCCACTCCTGAGCAGAGGAGAAATCTGTTGCTTCACAAATTTCATGAGAAGTTCACCTCAGCAGATACAG ATGATTTAGACCAGATTGATATGGCAAATACAACCTTCTGGAGAGAATGGAAATCAAAGTTAGAGGAGGAGAAACAACTGGCTGATCAAGCGCGAATGCTCAGACAAATATTACCTGATATAGACACATCTCGATTCTTGTCTGGTGATGTTAATTATATCAAAAGAGTAATTTTCTCCTTTGTTGACTCTGTAAAGCTGGAGAAAAAACACATACTGAAGGAAGCAGTAAAGATAGCTGAGACATATGGCTTGCAACGAACGGAG GTGCTTTTACGATTTCTCGCCTGCAGTCTTCTCTCTGAATATTGGGATAACAATCATATTTTGAACGAAATTTCTGATTTCCGGGAGGACATTGTCAGATCAGCTAAGGGTGTGATTGATATGATATATTCAGATGTCTATCCGGAGATCGATGGGTATAATAAGCAACGCCTCTCTTACATTTATGGCATTCTTTCAGCATGCCACTCATATCTGAAGAGGACCAATGAGATAGAATTGAGATATCCAGAGCATGTGCATACGCATAAGCTCGAACCATTTCAGTATTATAAGGTCCTTGAGGAAGAGTGCAAGAAAGTCTCTTTCATTGATGGCTTGAACTATAAAAACATTGCTGGATTGGATAATCTGAACTTTGAGCATTTCAATGAAGAAGTATGCAAGAATATCCATGCCTCTACTGTCACTGCTCTAGCCGATATGGTACAAGCTCTTGTGAGTATGTATGTTGATGTTCTGGCCAAGGGACTCGTATCACGACAAGGTGTTTACAAACACTATGTTCTTGGCTTGCTGGCATCATTAGAAGGCCGCAGTGAAGCAGGATCGAACTGCACAGATTATGAAAAGTTGCAAGCTTTCCTATGTGAAATTGAGTTGAACTATGATAGTTGCAGGGAGTACATCCAAGCTCTTCCAGCCACAGATATTTCATATATTATTGGAAGGTACTGCACCCTGTGTTTTCCATCTAACTTAGCACGAAGCCATCCACAGGAACCTTCGTGGAAGAAACCCCTTGCTACGCTGCTAACATTTTGGTCTAAACTTGTTGATGACATACCGGGGGAGTCAATTGATGCTTCCTCATATGAAATGACAGAATACTTAAATTCAAATAGGTTATCTTTGTGCATGGGGGCTTTCAGGCAGCTCTTGATACATGATGAGATAACAGTGCACCAAGGTTGGGGTGCCATCTCCATGTATGTAAAAGATTGCCTTAAAAGTGGAATGATGGTGGAAACCTCGCGTTTTTGTCGAGCTATGATTCTATCAGGCTGTAGCTTTGAATCTGTAGTTGAAGTATACTATGGAGGACAGGGACAATTGGGGGGTGAGAGTGCAGATCCAAGCAATTCTTTGGATCTATTAGAACTTTATAATGCTGCTACAGAAGAGTGTTTGTCAGATTTGATTGAGGGCTCTTGTGAATATCAAATATTGTTTCATCAGTTACTGTCATCTTTGAGCCGGTCAACGGGGAAACATGCTGGCATTCTAGAAATGGTCCGGTCGGGTGTTTGGGGGAAGTTAATCCGCTTTTCTGAAGATATGCAGCTGGAGAGCCAATTGCGAGTCTATGCGCTACAGCTGATGCAATGTATCACAGGAAGAAACCTTAAAACTCTTCCAAATGAGATAGTTTCCCAGGTTGAGCCGTGGGAGTCATGGTATGAGCATGGAACAGGCGCTGCCATAGCTGATGAGAGTATCAACTCCTCTAGCACCATCACTGGGACTCTTGTGGCACTTAGATCTACTCAGATGGTCGCTGCTTTTCTTCCTGATGCTAATATCACTCCAGAAAGCCTAGCAACTCTTGACTCTGCAGTATCTTGTTTCTTACAATTGTCAGAACATGCTTCTGCTGCAAACGTTGCAGTTTTGGAAGCAGTTTTAGAAGAGTGGGAGCAATTGTTCTCCCCCAAAGAAGAGCATGTTCCGCCTCATGAATCACCAAAAGAAACAAGTGACTGGAGTGATGGATGGGATGATGGATGGGAGGCCCTACCAGAAGAGTTGGAGAGTCCAAAGAACAAACAAGAGAGTGCACCGTTATCTGTCCATCCCCTCCACAGTTGTTGGATGGAGATTATAAGAAAACGTGTTGAGCTTGGTGAGCTGCACAAGGTCATTGAACTTCTGGACCGAGCATCTTCGAAGCATAGCGTGTTcctagaggaagaagaagcttgTAGCTTGGTTGAACTTATGTCTGCTCTGGACTGCTTCATGGCTCTCAAAATTGTCCTATTACTCCCATATGAAACTCTAAGACTGCAGTGCCTGCAGATGGTTGAGTTGAAAATGAGGGAAGGAACCGTGTCCACCTCATCAAATGCTGATGATCATGAGCTCCTTGCCTTGGTTCTGACATCTGGAACTATGCAGAAGATCGCAACGGAAGAAGCATACTCTAAATTTTTCTCTTACTTATGCCATCTTGTTGGGCATCTTGCAAGGTCATTCCAGACTGATCTCCTTATGCAATGGAACGATGAAGCCACGTCAAAGACCAACAGATCTTTGCTCTTCGGTAGTGTTTTGTTTCCGTATTTCATATCTGAATTGGTCCTCAAAGGCCAGTACCTGTTGGCTGCGTTTGTCATCTCCAGATGGATGCACACTCATCCGTCCCTGGGCCTAATGGATATTGCCGAGACCAGCGTGCGACGATTCCTGCAAGGTCAGGTAGCCCAAGCTGAGGAATCGAGAGGGGGTGATGCTTCTTTCACTGACGATGAAGTGTCTGTGAGACTCACAATCTCCACTCTGCGGTCAAAATTTGTTTCTCTTCTGCAAGCTGCATTGTCGGCGCTTCCAAATCAAGAGTTGTAG